In one Corallococcus sp. EGB genomic region, the following are encoded:
- a CDS encoding FdhF/YdeP family oxidoreductase — protein sequence MDQGQDGTGNALAVPAAQPPLEPRAPDVGPVKTVAGGVPAVLSALKHVLGEAGPFRGGKLIWKINQDDGFDCPGCAWPDPAHRSVQEYCENGAKAVAEEGTRERVTPEFFREWSVARLAEQSDLWLGKAGRLTHPMVLREGATHYAPLSWDDAFALVAEELNALGSPDEAAFYTSGRTSNEAAFLYQLFVRQFGTNNLPDCSNMCHESSGTGLSETIGIGKGTVTLEDFDHAQAIFVIGQNPGTNHPRMLTALQAAARRGCEIVSVNPLPETGLNRFKHPQEVLHLFGPGTALNKLFLQVRINGDVALLQGLGKALLDREARAPGTVVDRAFVEGKTTGFDAYAAHLATVSWDDVVEQSGVPRDQLEAAADILARSERTIFCWAMGLTQHKNAVGNIQEIVNLTLLRGSIGKRGAGVCPVRGHSNVQGDRTMGVWEHARPEFMDALAREFGFAPPRHTGLDTVGTIQAMHDGRVKVLFAMGGNFLSATPDTELTARALRRARLTVHVSTKLNRAHLVHGRRALILPCLGRTEHDVQAAGRQFVTVEDSMGMVHASRGAVAPASEHLLSEPVIVARLAQAVLGARSKVPWLTLVEDYDRVRELIQRCIPGFEDFNRRVHQPGGFALPNGPREGRFTTKDGKAHFTVHEMPRHRLEPGQLMMMTLRSHDQYNTTVYGLDDRYRGIRQGRRVVFLHPEDIQARGLTAGQKVDITSHFQGETRVAREFLVVPYNIPRQCAATYFPEANVLVPVDSFADKSRTPTSKSVIITVAPSPEATALVPASAPRAG from the coding sequence TGGGGGAGGCGGGCCCGTTTCGCGGCGGCAAGCTCATCTGGAAGATCAACCAGGACGACGGCTTCGACTGTCCGGGGTGTGCGTGGCCGGACCCGGCGCACCGCTCCGTGCAGGAGTACTGCGAGAACGGCGCGAAGGCGGTGGCGGAGGAGGGCACGCGCGAGCGCGTGACGCCGGAGTTCTTCCGTGAGTGGAGCGTGGCGCGGCTCGCGGAGCAGTCCGACCTGTGGCTGGGCAAGGCGGGGCGGCTCACGCACCCCATGGTGCTGCGCGAGGGCGCGACGCACTACGCGCCCCTCTCCTGGGATGACGCCTTCGCGCTGGTGGCGGAGGAGCTGAACGCGCTGGGCTCTCCGGACGAGGCGGCCTTCTACACGTCCGGCCGCACGAGCAACGAGGCCGCGTTCCTCTACCAGCTGTTCGTGCGGCAGTTCGGCACCAACAACCTGCCGGACTGCTCGAACATGTGCCACGAGTCCAGCGGCACGGGCCTGTCGGAGACAATCGGCATCGGCAAGGGCACGGTGACGCTGGAGGACTTCGACCACGCGCAGGCCATCTTCGTCATCGGGCAGAACCCGGGCACCAACCACCCGCGCATGCTGACGGCGCTCCAGGCCGCCGCTCGCAGGGGGTGTGAGATCGTCAGCGTCAACCCGCTGCCGGAGACGGGGCTCAACCGCTTCAAGCACCCGCAGGAGGTGCTGCACCTGTTCGGCCCGGGCACGGCGCTCAACAAGCTGTTCCTCCAGGTGCGCATCAACGGCGACGTGGCGCTCCTGCAGGGGCTGGGCAAGGCGCTGCTGGACCGCGAGGCGAGGGCGCCCGGCACGGTGGTGGACCGGGCCTTCGTCGAGGGCAAGACGACGGGCTTCGACGCGTACGCGGCGCACCTGGCCACGGTGTCGTGGGACGACGTGGTGGAGCAGAGCGGGGTGCCGCGCGATCAGCTTGAAGCGGCGGCGGACATCCTCGCGCGCTCCGAGCGCACCATCTTCTGCTGGGCCATGGGGCTCACGCAGCACAAGAACGCGGTGGGCAACATCCAGGAGATCGTGAACCTCACGCTCCTGCGCGGAAGCATCGGCAAGCGGGGCGCGGGCGTGTGCCCGGTGCGCGGTCACAGCAACGTGCAGGGCGACCGCACCATGGGCGTCTGGGAGCACGCGAGGCCGGAGTTCATGGACGCGCTGGCGCGGGAGTTCGGCTTCGCGCCGCCGCGCCACACCGGCCTGGACACGGTGGGCACGATCCAGGCGATGCACGACGGGCGCGTGAAGGTGCTCTTCGCCATGGGCGGCAACTTCCTGTCGGCGACGCCGGACACGGAGCTCACCGCGCGGGCGCTCCGCCGTGCGCGGCTCACGGTCCACGTGTCCACGAAGCTCAACCGCGCGCACCTGGTGCATGGACGGCGCGCGCTGATCCTCCCGTGCCTGGGGCGCACGGAGCACGACGTGCAGGCCGCGGGGCGGCAGTTCGTCACGGTGGAGGACTCGATGGGGATGGTGCACGCGTCGCGCGGCGCCGTGGCCCCCGCGTCCGAGCACCTGCTCAGCGAGCCCGTCATCGTGGCCCGGCTGGCGCAGGCGGTGTTGGGGGCGCGCTCGAAGGTGCCGTGGCTGACGCTGGTGGAGGACTACGACCGGGTGCGCGAGCTGATCCAACGCTGCATCCCGGGCTTCGAGGACTTCAACCGCCGCGTGCACCAGCCCGGCGGGTTCGCGCTGCCCAACGGCCCGCGCGAGGGCCGCTTCACGACGAAGGACGGCAAGGCGCACTTCACGGTGCACGAGATGCCGCGCCACCGGCTGGAGCCCGGGCAGTTGATGATGATGACGCTGCGCTCGCATGATCAGTACAACACCACCGTGTACGGGCTGGACGACCGCTACCGGGGCATCCGCCAGGGGCGGCGCGTGGTGTTCCTGCACCCGGAGGACATCCAGGCGCGCGGGCTGACGGCGGGGCAGAAGGTGGACATCACCAGCCACTTCCAGGGTGAGACGCGGGTGGCGCGCGAGTTCCTGGTGGTGCCGTACAACATCCCGCGCCAGTGCGCGGCCACCTACTTCCCGGAAGCGAACGTGCTGGTGCCGGTGGACAGCTTCGCGGACAAGAGCCGCACGCCCACGTCGAAGTCCGTGATCATCACCGTGGCCCCCAGTCCCGAGGCCACCGCCCTGGTGCCCGCCAGCGCCCCGAGGGCCGGGTGA